The Aminipila terrae nucleotide sequence CTTCCGTGCTAAACACTAGATAGGCAGTAAAACTCTGCAAATCAGAGATTTGTGAGCTTCTTGCATGAGACCTACCTACCATTTGCTCTCGCAAATCGGGTTAGGGCTTCATGTTACACGATGAAAATCTACAATCAACTTCGTTTCTTGTGATTTTCTAGCCTAAATTGCGCCATCAGTGCTAAAGCACTGGACACAATGTTAAAAAAGGGTGCGCAAGTAACCTGCGCACCCTCAGTTCTTAATTATACAAGCTCTAAGAATACTACTTCTGCGCAGTCTCCCTGTCTTGGTCCTAATTTTAAGATTCTTGTGTAGCCACCGTTTCTTTCAGCATACTTTGGAGCTATTTCTTCAAATAGCTTTGTTGCAACGTCTTCGTCGTATACATATGCAAGAACCTGTCTTTTAGCATGAAGATCACCACGCTTTGCAAGTGTGATTAACTTTTCAGCTTCTCTTCTAGCTTCCTTTGCTCTGCAGTCAGTTGTAGAAATACGTCCTTCTCTGAAAAGGTCAGTAACAATATTTCTAAGCATTGCTTTTCTATGAGCAGTAGGTCTGCC carries:
- the rplQ gene encoding 50S ribosomal protein L17, coding for MPGYRKLGRPTAHRKAMLRNIVTDLFREGRISTTDCRAKEARREAEKLITLAKRGDLHAKRQVLAYVYDEDVATKLFEEIAPKYAERNGGYTRILKLGPRQGDCAEVVFLELV